The following proteins are encoded in a genomic region of Myxococcales bacterium:
- a CDS encoding sulfatase-like hydrolase/transferase, with protein MQPPTLKSVASLILPALVIPAELFLMGPLNLHLGNPGEFHASLQSVLPSLVGLTLVATTALFLLGWLLGERRRGAYVSVLFSAGVVLWLQGGLLVADYGILDGRGIDLASQRWRLAYELPIWIGLPSIALWHSRRLAPLASRGCAALLVLQFVSALSVALAGQQSLSVLLDNAELHKYEPAPELWDFSKNQNVVLIILDSLQSDAVDTLHQTEQEWFDRDYAGFVFFRDNAGSFPTTKASLPAIMTGAVYRNEMPLMDFIRQAEKQASIFELFHEHGYRTDLAGITNLLIGTEPSTRFDIPMPYGSTTERIRSEVLQLVDLSLFRFGFHGIKAWVYADRGWRLRRLQSHPERVYHSGNGDAFLLDFAARAVATREEPVFKLIHTGGIHPPFIRGPECEFSGVVPTNRETLIDQSRCSLRVLARLLDRMRELGIYQESLIVVSSDHGVGVSVARLPGNTRNDRRFSLLAGKALALLMVKPAGRIGPVEVSEAPSFIGDIPATIFEQLGWEHNFPGISAFTHVKGAKRKRQFASYPWSQADWKAPYLRKLVVYDIDGPVRKSSAWRLNRVIMAPDWVAGPRNRGSRD; from the coding sequence ATGCAGCCGCCCACACTCAAATCCGTCGCTTCGTTGATCCTGCCCGCCTTGGTGATTCCCGCCGAGTTGTTTCTGATGGGGCCGCTGAATCTTCATCTCGGCAATCCCGGCGAGTTTCATGCGTCGCTGCAATCGGTGCTCCCGAGTCTCGTGGGGCTCACGTTGGTCGCAACGACCGCACTCTTTTTACTCGGGTGGCTTCTGGGCGAGCGACGGCGTGGGGCGTACGTGTCGGTACTTTTCTCTGCGGGGGTCGTGCTCTGGCTTCAAGGGGGCCTGCTGGTAGCGGACTACGGCATCCTGGATGGACGAGGAATCGACCTCGCGTCACAGCGCTGGCGGCTCGCTTACGAACTCCCGATCTGGATCGGACTTCCGTCGATCGCCTTGTGGCATTCGCGCCGTCTCGCCCCATTGGCATCACGGGGTTGCGCCGCTCTGCTGGTTCTCCAGTTCGTCTCGGCGCTCTCCGTAGCGTTGGCGGGTCAGCAGTCGCTCTCGGTACTGCTCGACAACGCGGAACTCCACAAGTACGAGCCCGCACCGGAGCTGTGGGACTTTTCGAAGAATCAGAACGTCGTGCTCATCATATTGGACAGCCTCCAATCCGATGCGGTCGACACGCTGCACCAAACCGAGCAGGAGTGGTTTGATCGCGACTACGCCGGCTTCGTCTTTTTCCGGGACAATGCCGGGAGCTTCCCCACCACCAAGGCGAGCTTGCCGGCGATCATGACTGGCGCGGTCTATCGAAACGAAATGCCGCTGATGGATTTCATCCGACAAGCGGAGAAGCAGGCATCGATTTTTGAACTCTTTCACGAGCACGGCTATAGGACGGACCTGGCGGGCATTACGAACTTGCTCATCGGCACCGAGCCCAGTACCCGGTTCGACATCCCCATGCCGTACGGCTCCACGACTGAGCGCATCCGGTCCGAAGTCTTGCAATTAGTCGACCTGTCGTTGTTTCGATTCGGCTTCCACGGCATCAAGGCGTGGGTCTATGCCGATCGCGGGTGGCGACTGCGCCGGCTTCAGTCTCATCCAGAACGCGTGTATCACTCAGGCAACGGCGACGCCTTCCTGCTCGACTTTGCGGCCCGTGCAGTGGCTACCCGGGAAGAGCCCGTGTTCAAGCTCATTCATACGGGAGGCATTCATCCACCGTTCATCCGCGGCCCAGAGTGCGAGTTCAGCGGTGTGGTTCCAACAAACCGCGAGACACTCATCGATCAGTCACGCTGTTCGCTGCGGGTGCTCGCACGGCTGCTGGACCGTATGCGTGAACTCGGGATCTACCAGGAGAGCTTGATCGTGGTCAGCTCCGATCACGGGGTCGGGGTTTCTGTGGCGCGTCTGCCCGGGAATACTCGAAATGACAGACGCTTCTCGCTCCTGGCTGGAAAGGCGCTCGCGCTACTGATGGTGAAGCCTGCCGGGCGAATCGGGCCTGTTGAGGTTTCGGAGGCGCCGTCTTTCATCGGTGACATCCCTGCGACGATCTTCGAACAACTGGGTTGGGAGCACAATTTCCCCGGAATCTCTGCCTTCACACACGTGAAAGGTGCGAAGCGCAAGCGTCAGTTCGCGTCCTACCCCTGGTCCCAAGCCGATTGGAAGGCCCCCTACCTGCGCAAGCTGGTCGTATATGACATCGATGGCCCGGTGCGCAAAAGCTCCGCTTGGAGATTGAATCGTGTGATCATGGCCCCCGACTGGGTCGCTGGCCCTCGCAATCGGGGGTCCCGAGATTAG
- a CDS encoding SGNH/GDSL hydrolase family protein gives MPRSIRILIAKIVVSFVSACLTLLAVELGARTHDRFYRQTPNLDMFEFRQQQPPPYRDAPYYSKDFVVESFKQPGGFDIPKGTRLVIPRDYEGKWFNIAGGLRVTEGQPETFRHTVYVLGGSTVYSGEVPDAFTLPSQLQLLFTEHYGDRYRVQNYGMTTVTSSQELERLRTIKLLAGDIVVFYDGVNDVFQEIYYARPAETMVERNRRAMEEFSHVERLLIRLSEHSVFIKNWTSPINYVDVPSHLRDREELAVLVHSLQGRYRRNIISARKYAHAHRANFFHFLQPNLYTIRTPTTYEKKIRQNPNLYAPPGMDGAFELAYPLLREVSRNLRSSEEMNAFDLTDVLDEREPGQEHYLDICHVTHAANLIIASAMFEEIAPSLDTELPGSN, from the coding sequence ATGCCTAGAAGTATCCGGATCCTGATCGCGAAGATCGTCGTCTCATTCGTGAGCGCATGTCTCACCCTCCTGGCGGTCGAGTTGGGCGCCAGGACGCACGACCGGTTCTACCGACAAACTCCCAACCTGGATATGTTCGAGTTTCGCCAGCAACAGCCGCCTCCATACCGAGACGCTCCCTACTACTCCAAAGACTTCGTCGTCGAGTCGTTCAAACAGCCCGGAGGATTCGACATCCCCAAGGGCACGCGGCTCGTCATTCCGCGAGACTACGAGGGAAAGTGGTTCAACATCGCGGGCGGTCTCCGGGTTACCGAGGGACAGCCTGAAACCTTTCGTCACACCGTCTACGTACTGGGTGGGTCAACGGTCTACAGCGGCGAAGTCCCCGACGCGTTCACCTTGCCCAGCCAGCTGCAGTTGCTCTTCACTGAACACTACGGAGACCGCTACCGGGTCCAGAATTATGGCATGACGACGGTCACGAGTTCTCAAGAGCTTGAGCGGCTGCGCACGATCAAGCTGCTGGCTGGGGACATCGTTGTCTTTTATGACGGCGTCAACGACGTATTCCAGGAGATCTACTACGCGCGCCCCGCAGAGACGATGGTCGAGCGAAATCGCAGAGCCATGGAAGAGTTCTCCCATGTAGAGCGACTCCTCATTCGACTTTCGGAGCACTCGGTGTTCATCAAAAACTGGACCAGTCCAATCAATTACGTGGACGTCCCCTCGCACCTCCGCGATCGCGAGGAGTTGGCGGTGCTGGTTCACTCACTGCAGGGCCGCTACCGGAGAAACATCATCAGTGCCCGGAAATATGCACATGCGCACCGAGCCAATTTCTTCCACTTCCTCCAACCCAACCTGTACACGATCAGGACACCCACGACCTATGAGAAGAAGATTCGTCAGAACCCGAACCTCTACGCTCCACCGGGCATGGATGGCGCGTTCGAGCTAGCGTATCCGCTCTTGAGGGAAGTGAGCAGAAATCTGCGCTCAAGCGAAGAGATGAACGCCTTCGACTTGACCGATGTTTTGGATGAGCGCGAGCCTGGGCAAGAGCACTACCTCGACATATGCCACGTGACCCACGCTGCAAATCTGATCATTGCATCGGCCATGTTCGAGGAGATCGCACCCTCGCTGGATACCGAACTACCCGGGTCCAACTAA
- a CDS encoding aldehyde dehydrogenase family protein, which translates to MRTYEKLYINGEWTTPNGKATSEVINPATNAVTTRVPAGDESDVDRAVLAARAAFPSWSQTTTKERAELMRALADKLDERKEELEQVMVDELGMPIQLADDYQVSGPIESIRGFANRCEELDRVEEINNSLIYQEPVGVCAFINPWNYPMHQMIGKVAPALAAGCTMVVKAASQTPSHAFIMAEAIHAVGFPAGVFNLVHGSGRIIGEAMCRHPEVDMVSFTGSTGAGIRIAELAAPSIKRVCQELGGKSPFIITADADLKTAVEFGVDEVMANSGQTCSALTRMLVPESRYDEAVEIAQKFAEGLCIGDPTDPKSFMGPMSSEDQRQTVLEYIQKGIDEGARLVTGGTQRPEGLETGAYVLPTIFADVTNDMVIAREEIFGPVLTMIKYSDEAEAIRIANDTEFGLSSAVWAKDKESGLKIARQIRAGQVYVNGGAYNFDAPFGGYKQSGNGREWGGHHGLSEFLETKAIQM; encoded by the coding sequence ATGAGAACTTACGAGAAGCTCTACATTAACGGCGAGTGGACGACCCCCAACGGCAAGGCGACGAGCGAAGTCATCAATCCGGCGACGAATGCTGTCACGACGCGGGTTCCCGCCGGCGACGAGAGCGATGTCGATCGCGCCGTACTGGCCGCCCGCGCGGCCTTCCCGTCCTGGTCACAGACCACGACCAAGGAACGCGCCGAACTGATGCGCGCGCTCGCGGACAAGTTGGATGAACGCAAGGAAGAGCTCGAGCAGGTGATGGTGGACGAGCTCGGCATGCCCATCCAATTGGCAGACGACTACCAGGTCAGCGGACCGATCGAGTCCATCAGAGGATTCGCGAATCGCTGCGAAGAGCTCGATCGCGTCGAAGAGATCAACAACAGCTTGATCTACCAGGAGCCGGTCGGTGTTTGCGCATTCATCAATCCCTGGAACTACCCGATGCACCAGATGATCGGCAAGGTGGCCCCTGCCCTCGCAGCGGGCTGCACCATGGTCGTCAAAGCCGCCAGCCAAACCCCAAGTCACGCATTCATCATGGCGGAAGCCATCCACGCCGTCGGCTTTCCTGCGGGCGTCTTCAATCTCGTCCACGGCTCTGGCCGCATAATCGGCGAGGCGATGTGCCGGCACCCGGAAGTCGACATGGTTTCGTTTACGGGCTCGACGGGCGCGGGTATCCGCATCGCGGAACTCGCCGCACCGAGCATTAAGCGCGTCTGCCAGGAGCTGGGCGGGAAATCACCGTTCATCATCACCGCAGACGCCGACCTGAAGACCGCCGTGGAATTCGGCGTCGACGAAGTGATGGCCAACTCGGGCCAGACCTGCTCGGCACTGACCCGCATGCTGGTTCCGGAATCGCGCTACGACGAAGCAGTCGAAATCGCGCAGAAGTTCGCCGAGGGACTCTGCATCGGCGATCCCACCGATCCGAAGTCCTTCATGGGTCCGATGTCGTCCGAAGACCAGCGCCAGACGGTCCTCGAATACATCCAGAAGGGCATCGACGAGGGCGCACGACTCGTCACAGGCGGAACCCAACGACCGGAAGGTCTCGAAACCGGCGCCTATGTCCTTCCCACCATCTTCGCCGATGTCACCAACGACATGGTGATTGCGCGCGAGGAAATTTTTGGTCCGGTGCTTACGATGATCAAGTACAGCGACGAAGCAGAGGCCATCCGAATTGCAAACGACACGGAGTTCGGTTTGTCCTCTGCAGTCTGGGCGAAGGACAAAGAAAGCGGGCTGAAGATCGCTCGCCAGATCCGCGCCGGTCAGGTCTACGTCAACGGCGGCGCCTACAACTTCGACGCTCCGTTCGGCGGCTACAAGCAGTCCGGAAACGGTCGCGAATGGGGTGGCCATCACGGTCTGAGTGAGTTCCTGGAGACCAAAGCCATTCAGATGTAG
- a CDS encoding fused MFS/spermidine synthase, with protein MANADQEVGEVPEESNRLIAESPLPRTMRSLLFLATFAAGFETTGIEIALGRLLAPHFGSSLTVWAAIIASVIGALSVGYPLGGWLADRRPGPTLPLMALLGGGILGTGLGIAVPHWLRVALAGVAFSGIEFWGRLSVALLLFALPCILLATVPPAVLRLTLRDRTTTGRDAGMLYALGSIGSVLGILLPALWWIPLLGVRVTFLLLGAAAVIPAVVGLISRGAGARKKTAAIALLSITLLFAAMFAVPEAVRDPEDAGTQVLYDRDSGVQRIRITSSDRGAHRIRWLQLNEGWSIHSWLREPNYVTNDVWDWMALSALIPQPSDGQTDVLIVGLAGGTVSNLITLVLAPNLGKVAITGIELDPEVIKVADRYLGLDRSQLTTVVADGRVWLRGSSEQFDLIILDAYHQPSIPAHMATVEFFENVRAHLSPDGLAVLNVFAPAEQSRILSGISATWLAIFPGAQWLRGPAANGLASHLLLGGPAVPINTSHVTFAQIPKPIRRGWRLYERVRDLVVAPGVRPWTDDRAPIELLTDRAYRSLRPENPERPAA; from the coding sequence ATGGCGAATGCGGATCAAGAAGTTGGGGAGGTGCCGGAAGAATCGAATCGTTTGATCGCGGAGAGCCCGCTCCCGCGAACCATGCGGTCGCTTCTGTTTCTCGCCACGTTCGCGGCCGGGTTCGAAACCACAGGGATCGAGATCGCGCTCGGGCGACTGCTCGCACCCCATTTCGGAAGTTCGCTGACGGTCTGGGCGGCGATCATCGCCTCGGTGATCGGAGCACTCTCGGTCGGTTATCCGCTCGGCGGTTGGCTCGCCGATCGCAGGCCGGGACCGACCTTGCCGCTGATGGCGCTGCTCGGGGGTGGGATACTCGGTACCGGGCTGGGAATCGCTGTACCGCATTGGTTGCGCGTTGCCCTCGCCGGTGTTGCGTTCTCCGGAATCGAATTCTGGGGGCGCCTTTCGGTTGCACTGCTGCTCTTTGCCCTGCCCTGCATCCTGCTCGCGACAGTGCCACCCGCGGTCTTGCGCCTGACCTTGCGCGACCGCACAACGACGGGGCGCGATGCGGGCATGCTCTACGCACTCGGGTCGATCGGAAGCGTGCTCGGGATCCTGCTGCCCGCTCTCTGGTGGATCCCGCTGCTCGGCGTGCGCGTCACATTCTTGCTGCTCGGTGCCGCCGCCGTGATTCCCGCTGTAGTGGGCCTCATATCGCGAGGTGCTGGCGCACGAAAGAAGACGGCCGCGATCGCGCTGTTGTCGATCACGTTGTTGTTCGCCGCGATGTTCGCCGTGCCGGAGGCCGTGCGCGATCCTGAAGACGCGGGTACGCAGGTGCTCTACGACCGTGACTCTGGGGTACAACGCATTCGGATTACGTCGAGCGATCGGGGCGCACACCGCATTCGCTGGCTTCAACTCAACGAGGGTTGGTCGATTCACTCGTGGCTTCGCGAGCCTAACTACGTAACCAACGATGTCTGGGATTGGATGGCGCTCTCGGCGCTGATCCCGCAACCGTCCGACGGCCAGACCGACGTATTGATCGTCGGCCTGGCTGGGGGCACGGTGTCGAACCTGATCACGCTCGTGCTCGCTCCAAATCTCGGCAAGGTCGCGATCACCGGAATCGAACTTGATCCGGAGGTCATCAAGGTGGCGGATCGCTACCTGGGTCTCGATCGCAGCCAGCTCACGACAGTCGTCGCCGACGGGCGCGTCTGGCTGCGGGGAAGCAGCGAACAATTCGACTTGATCATCCTCGACGCCTATCACCAACCGTCGATTCCCGCACATATGGCGACCGTCGAGTTTTTTGAAAACGTGCGAGCCCATCTTTCGCCGGATGGCCTCGCGGTACTCAACGTATTCGCTCCCGCTGAGCAATCGCGAATACTCTCGGGAATCAGTGCCACCTGGTTGGCGATCTTTCCCGGCGCGCAGTGGCTTCGCGGGCCCGCTGCGAACGGCTTGGCATCCCATCTCCTGCTCGGTGGCCCAGCGGTTCCGATCAATACATCGCACGTCACATTCGCTCAAATTCCCAAGCCGATACGCCGGGGCTGGCGGCTCTACGAGCGCGTCCGAGATCTTGTCGTTGCGCCCGGTGTTCGGCCCTGGACGGATGACCGGGCTCCGATTGAACTCCTGACCGACCGTGCGTATCGAAGTCTGCGACCCGAGAACCCCGAACGGCCTGCTGCCTGA